A genomic region of Elaeis guineensis isolate ETL-2024a chromosome 9, EG11, whole genome shotgun sequence contains the following coding sequences:
- the LOC105050968 gene encoding uncharacterized protein: MEHCPAGLNTMGQLYPECVSDRKSRFWQIDNQSIPGELICPQPRRPARVPCFMDNLNRIGSRPKSILPIHRGDCGPEILDIILNKDDPDGDLDMNNAAGFFCGSPPVRTNNPVVQDAKFAKQTQDFASPSGNSFGIKPAGRVERGSPSCGTSFGGSPKVRIEGFASGKSESHCVVPALA, from the exons ATGGAGCACTGCCCGGCAGGACTTAATACCATGGGCCAACTGTACCCAGAATGCGTGTCAGATAGGAAGTCAAGATTTTGGCAAATTGATAACCAATCAATTCCAGGAGAACTCATATGTCCGCAACCTCGTCGTCCCGCTAGGGTACCTTGTTTCATGGATAATCTCAACAGAATTGGCTCCAGACCAAAGAG CATTTTACCTATCCATAGAGGGGATTGTGGTCCGGAGATCCTGGATATTATCTTGAACAAG GATGATCCTGATGGTGATCTAGACATGAACAACGCAGCTGGCTTCTTCTGTGGCTCGCCGCCCGTGCGCACCAACAACCCGGTAGTCCAAGATGCAAAGTTTGCGAAACAAACTCAAgacttcgcttctccttcgggaaACTCTTTTGGGATAAAGCCAGCAGGGAGAGTCGAAAGAGGCTCCCCATCCTGTGGGACATCATTTGGAGGGAGCCCCAAAGTAAGAATCGAAGGTTTCGCCTCCGGGAAGTCCGAGTCTCACTGTGTGGTCCCTGCTCTCGCCTGA
- the LOC105050969 gene encoding uncharacterized protein has product MASRMSNLWRSVANSRRFATSTAQKMKAFTPTANDFVGPHHAPKPRGDFVPVYVALGLITLSVSFGLYTAEHELLYAPNVLVSKKKREMVPEVEDPDWAAQEADRFVRKSIFRKIGHLQDFDVVRAGISDPTRANVPRKVETLKSVGVDPRGH; this is encoded by the exons ATGGCTTCAAGGATGTCG AATCTGTGGCGATCCGTCGCGAATTCTCGGCGATTCGCAACGTCGACGGCCCAAAAGATGAAGGCCTTCACACCAACTGCAAATGATTTCGTGGGCCCACATCATGCCCCCAAACCAAG GGGGGACTTTGTGCCGGTGTATGTGGCGCTGGGGCTGATAACGTTGTCGGTATCTTTCGGGCTGTACACGGCGGAGCACGAGCTGCTGTACGCGCCCAACGTGCTGGTGagcaagaagaagagggagatggTGCCGGAGGTAGAGGACCCCGATTGGGCCGCCCAAGAGGCCGACCGATTCGTCCGCAAATCCATCTTCCGCAAGATCGGCCACCTCCAGGACTTCGACGTCGTCCGGGCCGGCATCTCCGATCCCACCCGGGCCAACGT GCCGAGGAAAGTGGAAACACTGAAGTCGGTTGGGGTGGACCCACGAGGCCACTAA